One Rosa chinensis cultivar Old Blush chromosome 5, RchiOBHm-V2, whole genome shotgun sequence genomic region harbors:
- the LOC112201346 gene encoding probable aspartyl protease At4g16563 — MATPFTNNPILILLLIAFLSFNQTLASQRSCTTSLVLGLRHAWSSIRSPTSSANSKKIPSQVLDLMEPLREVRDGYLISLNLGTPPQVIQVYMDTGSDLTWVPCGNLSFSCMDCDDYRNTKLNPTFSPSASSSSLRDLCGSPFCKDIHSSDNALDPCTMAGCSLTTLIRGTCPRPCPSFAYTYGAGGVVVGTLGRDTLRVHGFSSGNPSNVTSEIPSFCFGCIGSTFREPIGIVGFGRGTLSLPSQLGFLQKGFSHCFLAFKYVNNPNISSPLVIGDVAISSKENMQFTPMLKSPVYPNYYYIGMEAITIGNNSITQVPLSLREFDSQGNGGMLIDSGTTYTHLPEPFYSDVLSVLQSVITYPRAKEMEMKTSFDLCYKVPYTTNASSDELFPSITFHFLNNVSLGLPQGNHFYAMGPPINSTVVKCLLFQTMDDGDYGPAGVFGSFQQQNVEVVYDLEKERIGFQTMDCASAAASQGLHKR, encoded by the coding sequence ATGGCGACACCCTTCACCAATAACCCCATCCTTATCCTTCTACTCATTGCATTCCTGAGTTTCAACCAAACCCTAGCCAGCCAGAGGTCCTGTACTACATCCCTAGTACTTGGTCTGAGGCATGCTTGGAGTTCCATTCGGAGTCCAACATCCTCCGCTAACTCAAAAAAGATACCATCACAAGTCTTAGACTTGATGGAGCCACTGAGGGAAGTCAGAGATGGGTATCTGATATCTCTCAATTTGGGGACACCCCCACAAGTCATTCAAGTTTATATGGATACTGGTAGTGACCTTACTTGGGTTCCTTGTGGAAATCTCTCTTTTAGTTGCATGGATTGTGATGACTATAGAAACACTAAACTAAACCCTACTTTCTCTCcttcagcttcttcttcatcacttAGAGACCTATGTGGTAGCCCCTTTTGCAAAGATATCCATAGCTCCGATAACGCTCTCGATCCATGCACCATGGCCGGTTGTTCACTCACTACCCTTATTAGGGGAACATGTCCTAGACCATGCCCTTCATTTGCTTATACCTATGGTGCGGGTGGGGTTGTCGTAGGGACCCTTGGTAGAGATACACTAAGGGTTCATGGATTTAGTAGTGGTAACCCTAGCAATGTCACTAGTGAAATTCCCAGTTTCTGTTTTGGGTGCATTGGGTCTACTTTTAGAGAGCCAATTGGTATTGTAGGGTTTGGTAGGGGAACGCTTTCCCTCCCATCGCAACTAGGGTTCCTACAAAAGGGCTTCTCTCACTGTTTCTTGGCCTTCAAGTATGTAAACAATCCCAACATTTCAAGCCCTCTAGTTATAGGAGATGTTGCTATTTCTTCTAAAGAAAATATGCAATTCACTCCAATGTTGAAGAGTCCCGTTTACCCTAATTACTACTATATTGGGATGGAAGCTATCACGATAGGTAATAATAGTATTACACAAGTGCCCTTAAGCTTGAGAGAGTTTGATTCACAAGGTAATGGGGGCATGTTGATTGACTCAGGAACCACTTATACTCATCTTCCTGAGCCATTTTACTCGGACGTTCTTTCAGTGCTCCAATCAGTGATAACATATCCTAGAGCCAAGGAAATGGAGATGAAGActtcttttgatctttgttATAAAGTTCCATACACAACCAATGCTTCCTCAGATGAGCTCTTTCCTTCAATCACTTTCCATTTCTTGAACAATGTAAGCCTTGGATTGCCTCAAGGCAATCACTTCTATGCTATGGGACCTCCAATCAACTCCACCGTGGTGAAATGCTTGTTGTTCCAAACCATGGATGATGGCGATTATGGGCCGGCCGGAGTGTTTGGGAGCTTCCAGCAACAAAATGTGGAGGTCGTGTATGACTTGGAGAAGGAGAGAATTGGATTTCAAACAATGGACTGTGCTTCAGCTGCAGCCTCTCAAGGCCTTCACAAAAGATAG